A single Crocinitomicaceae bacterium DNA region contains:
- a CDS encoding 3-hydroxyanthranilate 3,4-dioxygenase, whose amino-acid sequence MDENRNLLKPPVSNKNLYTESGDYIVMIVGGPNARKDYHFNETEELFYQIEGDISVTIQEDGKARKIEIKEGDMFLLPANTPHSPARPENTVGLVVECVRKGTNFRDGLLWFCDNCNHKLHETYFELENVEKDFQPRFREFYNSLDLRTCKKCGHVMETDPRFTDEK is encoded by the coding sequence ATTGATGAAAACAGAAATCTGCTGAAACCACCTGTGTCAAACAAAAATTTGTACACTGAATCCGGTGACTATATTGTGATGATTGTTGGCGGGCCAAATGCAAGAAAAGATTATCACTTCAATGAAACGGAAGAACTTTTTTATCAGATTGAAGGAGACATTTCTGTAACTATTCAAGAGGATGGAAAGGCCAGAAAAATTGAAATAAAAGAAGGCGATATGTTTCTGCTGCCGGCCAACACCCCACACAGTCCGGCACGTCCTGAAAATACCGTTGGTCTTGTAGTTGAATGTGTGCGTAAGGGAACAAATTTCAGGGACGGCTTACTTTGGTTTTGTGATAATTGCAATCACAAATTACATGAAACCTATTTTGAGTTAGAGAATGTAGAAAAAGATTTTCAGCCGCGATTCAGAGAATTTTACAATTCACTTGATTTGCGCACGTGTAAAAAGTGTGGACACGTAATGGAAACTGACCCACGCTTCACTGACGAAAAGTAG
- a CDS encoding gliding motility-associated C-terminal domain-containing protein — MYFDPLIYVPNAFTPNGDQHNNYFQAITQNISYFEMLIFNRWGEIVYSTSSIDHQWDGTYNGTKVPDDVYVWVIIYKDLDENEHQLRVMSPC, encoded by the coding sequence ATCTATTTTGATCCTTTAATCTATGTTCCTAACGCCTTTACACCAAATGGAGATCAGCACAATAATTATTTTCAAGCAATAACTCAGAATATCTCTTACTTTGAAATGCTCATCTTTAATCGTTGGGGTGAAATTGTTTATTCAACATCTTCTATTGATCATCAATGGGACGGCACGTATAACGGCACAAAAGTTCCGGATGATGTATATGTTTGGGTAATCATCTACAAAGACTTGGATGAAAATGAACATCAATTAAGGGTCATGTCACCGTGCTGA